One part of the Anguilla anguilla isolate fAngAng1 chromosome 11, fAngAng1.pri, whole genome shotgun sequence genome encodes these proteins:
- the kcna2b gene encoding potassium voltage-gated channel subfamily A member 2b: MTVATGDPVDEAAAHPGQPQDTYDPEADHECCERVVINISGLRFETQLKTLSQFPETLLGDPKKRMRYFDPLRNEYFFDRNRPSFDAILYYYQSGGRLRRPVNVTLDIFSEEIRFYELGEEAIEIFREDEGFIKEEERPLPENEFQRQVWLLFEYPESSGPARIIAIISVMVILISIVSFCLETLPVFRNDEEEMHKAYQTSSNSTSTYQSTYFTDPFFILETLCIIWFSFEFLVRFFACPSKAGFFVNIMNIIDIVAIIPYFITLGTELAEKAEDGQQGQQAMSLAILRVIRLVRVFRIFKLSRHSKGLQILGQTLKASMRELGLLIFFLFIGVILFSSAVYFAEADEPESQFFSIPDAFWWAVVSMTTVGYGDMVPTTIGGKIVGSLCAIAGVLTIALPVPVIVSNFNYFYHRETEGEEQAQYLQVTSVPKIDSTEDLKKSRSGSTMSKSDYMEIQEAVNNSNEDFREENLKTANCTLANTNYVNITKMLTDV; the protein is encoded by the coding sequence atGACGGTGGCCACCGGGGACCCGGTGGACGAGGCGGCGGCACACCCCGGCCAGCCCCAGGACACCTACGACCCCGAGGCCGACCACGAGTGCTGCGAGAGGGTGGTCATCAACATCTCGGGCCTGCGCTTCGAGACGCAGCTCAAGACCCTGTCCCAGTTCCCCGAGACCCTGCTGGGGGACCCCAAAAAGCGGATGCGCTACTTCGACCCGCTGAGGAACGAGTACTTCTTCGACAGGAACCGCCCCAGCTTTGACGCCATCCTCTACTACTACCAGTCAGGCGGGAGGCTGCGGCGGCCGGTCAACGTGACCTTGGACATTTTCTCGGAGGAGATACGGTTCTACGAGCTGGGCGAAGAGGCTATCGAGATCTTTCGGGAGGACGAGGGCTTCAtcaaggaggaggagaggccgCTGCCCGAGAACGAGTTTCAgaggcaggtgtggctgctcttTGAGTACCCCGAGAGCTCAGGACCCGCCAGGATTATCGCCATCATATCTGTGATGGTCATCCTCATCTCCATCGTCAGCTTCTGCCTGGAGACCCTGCCCGTCTTCCGCAACGACGAGGAAGAGATGCACAAAGCCTACCAGACCTCCTCCAACAGCACCTCCACCTACCAGTCCACCTACTTCACCGACCCCTTCTTCATCCTGGAGACCCTCTGCATCATCTGGTTCTCCTTTGAGTTCCTGGTGCGCTTTTTTGCCTGCCCCAGCAAGGCGGGTTTCTTCGTCAACATCATGAACATCATTGACATTGTGGCCATCATCCCGTACTTCATCACCCTGGGCACCGAGCTGGCGGAGAAGGCGGAGGACGGCCAGCAAGGGCAGCAGGCCATGTCCCTGGCCATTCTCAGAGTCATCCGGCTGGTGCGCGTATTCCGGATCTTCAAGCTCTCACGGCACTCCAAAGGGCTTCAGATCCTGGGCCAGACCTTGAAGGCCAGCATGCGCGAGCTGGGGCTGctcatcttcttcctcttcatcgGAGTCATCCTCTTCTCCAGCGCCGTGTACTTCGCCGAAGCAGATGAGCCGGAGTCCCAGTTCTTCAGCATCCCCGACGCCTTCTGGTGGGCGGTGGTCTCCATGACGACAGTCGGTTATGGGGACATGGTACCCACCACCATCGGCGGCAAGATTGTGGGGTCCCTCTGCGCCATTGCCGGAGTGCTGACCATCGCCCTTCCCGTGCCCGTCATAGTGTCCAACTTCAACTACTTCTACCACCGCGAGACGGAGGGCGAGGAGCAGGCCCAGTACCTCCAGGTCACCAGCGTCCCCAAGATCGACTCCACCGAGGACCTGAAGAAGAGCCGCAGCGGCTCCACCATGAGCAAGTCCGATTACATGGAGATCCAGGAGGCGGTGAACAACAGCAACGAGGACTTCCGGGAGGAGAACCTCAAGACGGCCAACTGCACACTGGCTAACACCAACTATGTCAACATCACCAAGATGCTCACGGATGTATAA